The nucleotide sequence CCCGTAAAAAATTTGTCCGTGGCATCGGGCTTGCATTCAACAATACCACTATCCATCTCCCTCCCCAGGTTCTTCCGGAGACTGCGCGTATCACCATCACGATTATTCGCAACGATGCCGAGTTTGCTGCGGACAACAATCCCGCTGTACTCATTGTTCATCCTGGCGACACCATCACCATCACCAAGGCGCACCACCCGGCAAAAATAATCAAGCTCAAAATCGGCTGGAAAGGACTTATTGACAAACTTTTTAATAACCGGCGTCGTTCATTATTCTAAACTACCATGGCACTCAAAGATCACCTTACTGGGCTCAAAAACAAGGGAAAATATTTTGTTGAAAACACCCGCTACAAAATTCGCCAGTACCAGCTTACGCGCGGCTCTGGCAGAACTGAACAAATTTTCGGCATGAGCATGGCGACCAAAATCATGATTGCCCTTCTGCTTCTGGTCGTGGTCACTGCTGTTTTTTACGGTGGAAAAACGCTTCTGAACAAAGAAAAAAGCGCAGGAGAACTCACCGACGAGGGGTACCTTCCCGTCGAAGAGGCCGACCAAGAACAGGCCGTCGCCGGTGAGCAGGCAGTGCCCATCGAACAGGAAGAAGTTGTTCAAGCAGAATCGACACCAGAACCAACTCCTTCTGCTCCTGCCCTTGATGAAGAAAAAGAACAGCTCCGTGCAGACGTGCAGCGTTTGCAAGCAGAAAACAACGAACTCACCACTCTTTTGGTCAGTGAATCTGCATTGCGTGACGCTGTGGACTTGACCATCCTTCCTGAACCATTTGACGTGCAAAACATGGGCGCATCCTGCCAGGTTGACATTCGTGACAAGGAACACGACCTTGAAAGTGAAATCCAATTTTTCAAAGAAGCAAATCGCAGTTATTCCTCGGTGCTGGAACAGGTGCGTGAGCCAGCACACACGCTCACCACAGCGATTGAACAACTCCGAACAAAAAAACAAGACCTCACCAGCATGGTTCAAAAATGCGTTGCTGAAGCGCCGGAACAACTAGCTGAGCCAGAACCTGCGCCTGAACCCGAGCCATCTCCTGAACCTGACCCCTCCTCGAATTCCTCTGAAAACCAAACTGAAACCTCGTCATGAAACCACTATCTATTCGTTCAAGCACGATTCACGGCTCTGTTTCTCTCCAGCTCAATGCCCAATATCTTGCGCTGAAAAAACAAGGCAAGCCAGCCATCAGCCTCGGCGTTGGCGAGCCGGATTTTGACACGCCTGCGCACATCAAGAAAGCAGCGAATGACGCGCTGAAGCGCGGCGCAACGCATTACGTCGCCACTGCCGGCATTCCTGAAGTGCGTGAAGCAGTTGCACAGTACTTCAAAAAATACCATCGCGTAGAATACACTCCCAATGAAGTCATGGTGTGCAATGGCGCAAAACAGGCAATTCTCAATGCGCTTCTCGTCATCCTGAATCCCGGCGATGAAGTCGTGATCCCCGAGCCATCATGGTTCAGTTTTGCCGAGTTGGTGAAACTGGTCGGCGGCGTGCCGGTGTCATGCCCAACTGAAAATTTAATGGTGCGTGCATCGCTGATTGAGCAAAAAATCACCCACAAAACACGAGCCATCATTCTGAACAGCCCGTCGAATCCGACCGGCGAAGTAATTCCATCTGCCGAGCTGAAAAAAATTGCAGCACTTGTGCATAACCGCGACCTTTTTGTTATTTCAGACGAGATGTACCATCGCTACCTGTTTGCCGGCCGACATACCAGCATTGCTTCGTGTAAAGATATGTACGAGCGCACGTTTCTCGTGAACGGCGTTTCAAAAACGTATGCCATGACTGGCTGGCGGTGCGGATTTGTCGGTGCGCCAGAACAGTTTATTTCGGCAATGACGCGGATTCAGGACCACGCAACCGGGTGTATTAATGTACCGACACAGTGGGGGGTGGTTGCCGCACTCTCCGGTACCCAAGCGCCGGTCACTGCCATGCTGAAAGAATTTGAAAAGCGGCGGAAATATATCCTCCAGCGGCTCAATGAAATTAACGGCATGGTGCCGAACAATCCTGCCGGAGCGTTTTATGTATTTCCGGATATTTCCGAATTTCGCTGTTCATCGTTTGATTTCTGCCAGCGCCTGCTCGCCGAGAAATTGGTTGTTGCCATTCCCGGCAGCGCCTTCGGTGCCGGCGGCGAGGGGCATATCCGGCTGAGCTACGCGACCTCGATGAAGAATATTAAAGAAGCGATGGATAGAATAGAAAAATTTGTGAAGAAGTTTTGATAGTGTGCCTGTTGCGAGAAATCAAAATTGGTCTTATTATACCTAACTGTTTTATGGTTAAAAAAATGGTAAATAATATCTTTATGTTGTATGGCGCACATGATATTAAATTTAAGTATGGCTTAAAGAATTTTAAAAACTGCATCGACCAGTTTAAAACAATTGTAAGAAAAAACAAACTAAAGTATAAAGATATTATCTCAATTATTGAAAATAGTATAATTGACCCTATACCTATTGGAATTAATCCAAAAACATCGCCAGAAGATTATGTGAGAAAGAAAACAGAACTGGAAAAACTTTTGCTTGAGACATTCTTAAAAAAGAAAGAGACTTTCTTTTCTACGATAATCAAAAAATTTAGAGGAAAATCAGAAGGTCATGATGATTTCAGTTTTCAATTAATGAACTTTCTAAAAAATAAAAAAACAATCATTGTGTTTGAAGAAAACAATTGTGAAGTTATTAAAAAATATGTTGAGTACGAAAATAAAAGTGTAGAAGAGACCTTAATAAGAATTTTAAAATCATCTCATGAGGTGGACAATATGAGAGATGAGTTAATGGTTAATCAAATTAAACAATTAAGTTACAAACATCCTGATAAAAATTTTGTGATTGTTAGGGGGAGTCTTCATAATAAACTTTCTGATTATCTTAAACAATCAGGTTTTGATGTATCAGACTATACCTACTGAGTGTGTCACTATTCGTCGTTTAGATATCTCCAAGGTTTCGTATCTTTAAACCTATCAAGGTCTCGTTTTATCAGATTTAAGTAGGACCCCGATTTTTCCATCAATTTCTCTTTTTTAGATGTCCATGTTTAATGAGTAGTTCTTCTATATGTGGGTGCCGATAACTAATATCTTTTGTTTCAGTTAAATCGTGAAATGTCTGCATTCCTATACTGCATTTCGTGCATAACAAATTCACAATTATCGTTCCTTTTCTTAGATTGTCAGTTTTAACATGTTTATCAAATTCCTTAACACCTACATATTTTCCATTTTTAAAATATACATCAGTAACTTTTTTTATACAATATGTATCAATGGCGTCCTTTAATCTTCCTTCTTCAGGTACTTTTCCATCTCTTCTAAACTTCTTCCATGCCTCAATTGCTTTAATCGGATCGCCTTCTACATAAGACTTCCGCATTTTGACCCTCAGTTGGTCTCTTAAACATATTATTTTTCTTTTATTTCTAGTTCTTACTTGAACAAATGGGTTATTTTCAAAATCAATTGAATGTCTACTAAACATTGTTCCTGCAAGTATATAATCATGATTTATACAAAATATTGATTTTAATAACCTAAAAAATCCCATGTTAATCCTCTTATTAAACTTCAAATAATTGATCTATATAAAGATTATCGTGGTTGGTATATCGACGTCCTTTTCTGTTTCTTCGTGCCCTCCAACTCGTTGTTAAAGTGATTCAATTGTATTTAATCCTCATCATCCACATCTTACTCCTTCATCTTCACCACAAAGAATGCGTGGTCTTTTTCAAAGGGATCCAGCGCTCGGTAATCAACAATCGTCATTTCTTTCTCCAGTTCGGCGCGCACCTTGGCAAATATCACGCTGGGCCTTTCTTGTACTGCAATACTCCGTGCCTTTACTGCGAGAATGCCACAGCCGCCTTTTTTCAGAAACATTCTGCAGTTTTTAAGGAATATCTCAACCTGATTTTTTTGGGCAATGTCTTGGAACACCGCGTCACATTCAAGGATTTTGTTCCAATACTGTTCGGGATGGTTTGCATCGGCAAGAAGCACCGTCATATTTTCACGCTGTTCAGCAACCAGTACCATGTCACGAAGCGGGCGCGGCGCCACATCAAGGGCAAACACAAATCCACTCTTTCCGACGATATCAGAGACATGGCTTGCCGTTGTTCCTGATGCGCATCCCAAATATAACACTCGCACACCCGGTTTGATTCCAATCTGGCTTACTTCCTTTATAATCGCGGCGCCGATTTTGCTCCTGCGCACGTCCCACTCACGGTATTCGATTCCACTATGGTTGACTAATCGTTCACCGTACACCGCAACGCCCGGCACGAGGTTCTGCGTGAAGAGATGATAATTTTCCTTGAAAACTCCTTGGAGCCGGTGGGGGATGATCATTTTTTTCCCTCCAGATACGCTGCAAGTTTGAGAAATGCTTGTTGGCGCTGGCTGATACAGTTCTTTTCTTCAGTCGTCATTTCCGCGTATGTTCGCGTGTGGCCATCAGGCACAAATAACGGGTCATAGCCAAAGCCGTGATTGCCGCCGCGCGGCTTGTCCAGTATTTTTCCTACGACTTCGCCGACAAACACAATCGGCTTGCTGCCCGGCTCGGCGTAGGCGACGCATGTTTTGAATATAACTGTTTTGTCGTCAAAGATGCTGGCGATTTTGCCGATTTTTTCAGTGCCCAACGCCTTGATAAAATGGGCGCCATACTGGCCGGGCATGCCACCCAATGCGTTGATATAAAACCCCGTGTCATCGACAACGACAGGCTTGTTTAATTCAAGACAGGCAGCGCTTGCTTTTGCAATTACGATTTCTTCCTGCGGCGCTTGGAGTTCAGGGAGCTGGAGATCAACATTGGTGATGGTATACTTTTTCAAAAGCTCTTGTGCCTCTTTAACTTTGTGTTGGTTTGTGGTGACAAACACAATCTCTTTCTTATGTTTCATTTTCTTCCCCTCAACTCATTGCACCTTTTCTCCACCAATCTCTTGAGCTGTTCGCCGACAAATTTCCCTTTGAAATAATCAACTTTTGCGGCAATTGAAATCTTATCGGCAAGGCACCGTGCCATTTTTCCGCGGCTTTTCTTATCAAGCTTTCCAACCAAGTCGTGTTCAAAAATCAGTCCGTATTTTGGCGAGCGCGCTCCTGTTCGCAAATGCCGGAACAATGCTTTTTCCGCGCCGAGGAGCTGGACGGTTGATGCAGGAAACTGGGAAAGCCGTTTCAAGCTGCCTGCCTTGGCAATAAGTTTTGCGCCGATGGCAACACCTGCGACGCTGGTGACATTTGCGCAGTAGGCTCTCATTGTTTTTTCAAGATATGCTTCATGTTTTTTTCGTAAGGTAACGAGCGTATTGAGCTGCTGGGCAAGTTCATGCACCGGCTCAAGGTCCTTTTGGTCAAGCGCCGCACCCATGGTTTCCTCTTCGCGGATGTTTAGTTTTTTCATCAGCGCAGGCCGGTCGAACGTCGCCAGCGCATTGATAAACGATTCGTGGCTTTCTGTCGTGTCAACAAACTCTGGCAGCGTGTAGCCGTACCATTCCCTCAAGCGTTTTGCGAGCAGGTTGAGCATCTTGGTAATCTCACTAATGCTGTTGCTTGTTTGTATCAACGTGTTGTCCTGTGTTACTGATAGTTTGATGGCCCGTTTGGTCATCGCAAGATTGTTTTTTCGCAGATCGGAAAGCCCGGAGGCGAGCGCAGCGCTCACGCCGGCATAGAGTTGTTTGAAATTTTTAACGTCTGGCTTCAACAGAATTGCGCCATGTTTGGCAAGGAGTTCCTGCTCATATTTTGTTGGCTGATCAATAATCTCTTTATTGGTGAATCTTTTTTCTTCAAGAATGCGAAAACTGCCGTCACCGTGCTTAATCACAAAGCTGCCAACGCAGGTAGTTACAACGAGTTTGTTCATGGTCCGTCTCCGGGGGGTTCACTGTGTCGGGGGTTGGCGCCTATCGTACAACGCGACTAACAACTTTGTTG is from Candidatus Woesearchaeota archaeon and encodes:
- the rdgB gene encoding RdgB/HAM1 family non-canonical purine NTP pyrophosphatase, with protein sequence MKHKKEIVFVTTNQHKVKEAQELLKKYTITNVDLQLPELQAPQEEIVIAKASAACLELNKPVVVDDTGFYINALGGMPGQYGAHFIKALGTEKIGKIASIFDDKTVIFKTCVAYAEPGSKPIVFVGEVVGKILDKPRGGNHGFGYDPLFVPDGHTRTYAEMTTEEKNCISQRQQAFLKLAAYLEGKK
- a CDS encoding pyridoxal phosphate-dependent aminotransferase; translated protein: MKPLSIRSSTIHGSVSLQLNAQYLALKKQGKPAISLGVGEPDFDTPAHIKKAANDALKRGATHYVATAGIPEVREAVAQYFKKYHRVEYTPNEVMVCNGAKQAILNALLVILNPGDEVVIPEPSWFSFAELVKLVGGVPVSCPTENLMVRASLIEQKITHKTRAIILNSPSNPTGEVIPSAELKKIAALVHNRDLFVISDEMYHRYLFAGRHTSIASCKDMYERTFLVNGVSKTYAMTGWRCGFVGAPEQFISAMTRIQDHATGCINVPTQWGVVAALSGTQAPVTAMLKEFEKRRKYILQRLNEINGMVPNNPAGAFYVFPDISEFRCSSFDFCQRLLAEKLVVAIPGSAFGAGGEGHIRLSYATSMKNIKEAMDRIEKFVKKF
- a CDS encoding NOP5/NOP56 family protein: MNKLVVTTCVGSFVIKHGDGSFRILEEKRFTNKEIIDQPTKYEQELLAKHGAILLKPDVKNFKQLYAGVSAALASGLSDLRKNNLAMTKRAIKLSVTQDNTLIQTSNSISEITKMLNLLAKRLREWYGYTLPEFVDTTESHESFINALATFDRPALMKKLNIREEETMGAALDQKDLEPVHELAQQLNTLVTLRKKHEAYLEKTMRAYCANVTSVAGVAIGAKLIAKAGSLKRLSQFPASTVQLLGAEKALFRHLRTGARSPKYGLIFEHDLVGKLDKKSRGKMARCLADKISIAAKVDYFKGKFVGEQLKRLVEKRCNELRGRK
- a CDS encoding fibrillarin-like rRNA/tRNA 2'-O-methyltransferase — encoded protein: MIIPHRLQGVFKENYHLFTQNLVPGVAVYGERLVNHSGIEYREWDVRRSKIGAAIIKEVSQIGIKPGVRVLYLGCASGTTASHVSDIVGKSGFVFALDVAPRPLRDMVLVAEQRENMTVLLADANHPEQYWNKILECDAVFQDIAQKNQVEIFLKNCRMFLKKGGCGILAVKARSIAVQERPSVIFAKVRAELEKEMTIVDYRALDPFEKDHAFFVVKMKE